A genome region from Geoalkalibacter sp. includes the following:
- a CDS encoding ATP-binding protein, with protein MRIGIKYRLFLAMLAATAAVVLCMWLIMQWSINRGFLRYVNTLDQERLATLAGELEQAYAERGGWDFLGTEPVAWLRARVRNTQGGARLPEPPKKEEARAESRRDKEDPASGRSPRSQPFERRILLLDAARRPLVTPREMPSTDIPLRTLRHQGVAIGYLGLAPRQSAFDTYQLQFVRQQKFALALVAGATLLISALIALPLAKRLVRPVKTLAAATHRLSAGAYDTRVPVTGDDELGQLARDFNSLALTLEKNEQARRQWIADISHELRTPLAVLRGEIEALQDGIRPTSAEALHSLHAEALHLNRLVDDLYQLALSDLGALSYRKIRLDLGEALDDSLELYQSAFADKNIAVKVDPTDAKPLFVFADPERLHQLFCNLLDNALKYTDSGGRLELSLDADEKYAFIHLHDSAPGVPESELERLFERLYRVEGSRRRATGGAGLGLAICRNIVEAHEGTIEARLSPLGGLWIRVKLPLAGDQP; from the coding sequence ATGAGAATCGGCATCAAATACCGGCTGTTTCTGGCCATGCTCGCCGCCACGGCGGCGGTGGTGCTGTGCATGTGGCTGATCATGCAGTGGAGCATCAACCGCGGCTTTCTGCGCTACGTCAACACCCTCGACCAGGAGCGCCTGGCGACCTTGGCCGGCGAGCTCGAACAGGCCTACGCCGAGCGGGGCGGGTGGGATTTTCTCGGAACCGAACCCGTCGCCTGGCTGCGCGCGCGGGTGCGCAACACCCAGGGCGGCGCACGCCTGCCGGAACCGCCCAAGAAGGAAGAGGCGCGCGCGGAGTCCCGGCGCGACAAAGAGGATCCGGCGTCGGGCCGCAGCCCGCGCTCTCAGCCCTTTGAGCGCCGTATCCTGCTGCTCGACGCCGCGCGCCGTCCCCTGGTCACTCCGCGCGAGATGCCAAGCACCGACATCCCCCTGCGCACCCTGCGCCACCAGGGCGTCGCCATCGGCTATCTTGGCCTGGCGCCGCGCCAGAGCGCCTTCGACACCTACCAGTTGCAGTTCGTCCGCCAGCAGAAATTCGCCCTGGCCCTGGTCGCCGGAGCCACCCTGCTGATCTCGGCCCTCATCGCCCTGCCTCTGGCCAAGCGGCTGGTGCGCCCCGTCAAGACACTGGCCGCCGCGACCCACCGCCTGAGCGCCGGCGCCTACGACACCCGCGTGCCCGTCACGGGCGATGACGAGCTCGGGCAACTGGCGCGTGACTTCAATTCCTTAGCCCTGACCCTGGAGAAAAACGAGCAGGCGCGCCGCCAATGGATCGCCGACATCTCCCACGAGCTGCGCACTCCCCTGGCGGTGCTGCGCGGGGAAATCGAAGCGCTGCAGGACGGCATCCGCCCCACCAGCGCCGAGGCCTTGCATTCCCTGCACGCCGAAGCCCTGCACCTCAATCGTCTGGTGGACGATCTCTATCAGCTTGCCCTCTCCGACCTGGGCGCCCTGAGCTACCGCAAGATCCGCCTGGATCTCGGCGAGGCCCTGGACGATAGTCTGGAACTCTACCAAAGCGCCTTCGCCGACAAGAACATCGCCGTCAAGGTCGATCCGACCGACGCCAAACCCTTATTCGTCTTTGCCGATCCCGAGCGACTGCATCAACTGTTCTGCAACCTGCTCGACAACGCCCTCAAATACACCGATAGCGGCGGTCGTCTGGAATTGAGTCTGGACGCTGACGAAAAATATGCCTTCATCCATCTCCACGACAGCGCTCCCGGCGTGCCCGAGAGCGAACTGGAGCGCCTTTTCGAGCGCCTCTACCGGGTCGAGGGCTCACGTCGGCGCGCCACCGGCGGTGCGGGCCTGGGCCTGGCCATCTGCCGCAACATCGTCGAAGCCCACGAAGGTACCATCGAGGCCAGGCTCTCGCCCCTGGGCGGACTCTGGATTCGCGTCAAACTGCCCCTGGCGGGAGATCAGCCATGA
- a CDS encoding DUF6515 family protein, which produces MKKMVEMNQGFARMLPVAMLALALTLSGVGPAWADRGGDRGRHEGRYEERHRGKPDHRFEHRHKEKVKVVRELPRGHRKVVVNKTTYYVHDHRYYSRAPGGYVLVRPPVGLVVASLPLGSVNISIGGLFYSRYDDVYYRPVPRGYQVVAAPYYPQYAHPGQW; this is translated from the coding sequence ATGAAAAAGATGGTCGAAATGAATCAGGGATTCGCCAGGATGTTGCCGGTCGCGATGCTCGCTTTGGCCTTGACGCTCTCGGGCGTCGGCCCGGCCTGGGCTGATCGCGGTGGTGATCGCGGCCGTCACGAGGGGCGCTACGAGGAGCGCCATCGCGGCAAGCCGGACCATCGCTTCGAGCATCGCCACAAGGAGAAGGTCAAGGTTGTGCGCGAGCTGCCGCGCGGCCACCGCAAGGTGGTGGTCAACAAAACGACCTATTACGTGCATGACCATCGGTATTACAGCCGTGCGCCGGGCGGTTACGTGCTGGTGCGCCCGCCGGTGGGCCTGGTGGTTGCCAGCCTGCCCCTGGGATCGGTCAACATCAGTATCGGCGGCCTGTTCTATTCGCGCTATGACGATGTGTATTACCGCCCCGTGCCGCGCGGCTATCAGGTGGTGGCCGCACCCTATTATCCGCAGTACGCGCATCCGGGCCAATGGTGA
- a CDS encoding Spy/CpxP family protein refolding chaperone translates to MKKSLLLIAMLTTALTAGHAFQAAQVEASPGKDRSKLERGEGRDDKGGRHGERMARELGLSAEQQEQIRAIVEEHRAKAEPLRQSLEQNRGQMREAVKAQNFDEAAVRGLVADQMPVKSELMVERARMKNQIHNLLTPEQQALAEARMQERGGRYGKKGW, encoded by the coding sequence ATGAAAAAATCACTTCTTCTCATTGCCATGCTGACCACCGCGCTTACGGCCGGTCACGCCTTCCAGGCCGCTCAGGTCGAAGCTTCCCCGGGCAAGGATCGCTCCAAGCTGGAGCGGGGTGAGGGCCGCGACGACAAGGGCGGGCGCCATGGTGAGCGCATGGCAAGGGAGTTGGGGCTGAGCGCCGAGCAGCAGGAGCAGATCCGCGCCATTGTCGAGGAACACCGCGCCAAGGCCGAGCCCCTGCGCCAGAGTCTTGAACAAAATCGCGGCCAGATGCGTGAGGCGGTCAAGGCGCAAAACTTCGACGAAGCCGCCGTGCGCGGCCTGGTCGCAGACCAGATGCCGGTCAAGAGCGAATTGATGGTGGAGCGGGCACGCATGAAAAACCAGATCCACAACCTGCTCACCCCCGAGCAGCAGGCGCTGGCCGAAGCGCGCATGCAGGAGCGCGGCGGCCGGTACGGCAAGAAAGGCTGGTAA
- the pap gene encoding polyphosphate:AMP phosphotransferase has protein sequence MFQSAELGHRLSKDDYDAQVPALREALLDAQMELGETRRFPLILVLGGMEGAGKGETLNILNEWMDPRFIETHALGPPSDEERERPPMWRYWRRLPPKGKIGIFLGGWYALPILARGYGQGGHAELDQAMDRILRFERMLADEGALILKVWLHLSKQAQLERFQALESKKATRWRVTPEDWRQHEHYDAVRRAAEHALRQTSTADAPWLVVEGADARYRHLSVGQALLAGLRQRLAADPPQHSRRPAPPALPVTNGLTLLHSLDLSVRINKKDYEKDLEKYQGRLNLLLRKKAFAKRALILVFEGFDAAGKGGAIRRVTAALDARQYRIVPIAAPSDEERAQPYLWRFWRHLPRLGRVVIFDRSWYGRVLVERVEGYCTEADWLRAYGEINDFEEQLVRGGALVHKFFLAIDKDEQLRRFEARQKTGFKRFKITDEDWRNREKWEDYEQAVCDLVDRTSSDIAPWTLVEANDKRHARIKVLKTLCKRLEEEL, from the coding sequence ATGTTCCAATCCGCCGAACTCGGCCATCGCCTGAGCAAGGACGACTACGACGCCCAGGTGCCGGCCCTGCGCGAGGCGCTGCTCGACGCCCAGATGGAGCTCGGCGAGACGCGCCGCTTTCCCCTGATCCTGGTCTTGGGCGGGATGGAAGGCGCAGGCAAGGGTGAAACGCTCAACATTCTCAACGAATGGATGGATCCGCGCTTCATCGAAACCCACGCCCTGGGCCCGCCCAGCGACGAGGAGCGCGAGCGCCCGCCCATGTGGCGCTACTGGCGGCGTCTGCCGCCCAAAGGCAAGATCGGCATCTTTCTCGGCGGCTGGTACGCCTTGCCGATTCTCGCGCGCGGCTACGGACAGGGCGGCCATGCCGAGCTCGATCAGGCCATGGATCGCATTCTGCGCTTCGAGCGCATGCTGGCCGACGAAGGCGCGCTGATCCTCAAGGTCTGGCTGCACCTGTCCAAGCAGGCGCAGTTGGAGCGTTTTCAAGCTCTGGAAAGCAAAAAAGCCACGCGCTGGCGCGTCACCCCCGAGGACTGGCGCCAGCACGAGCATTACGACGCCGTGCGCCGCGCCGCCGAACATGCCCTGCGCCAGACCAGCACCGCCGATGCGCCCTGGCTGGTGGTCGAGGGCGCCGATGCGCGCTACCGTCACCTCAGCGTCGGCCAGGCGCTGCTCGCCGGCCTCCGACAACGCCTGGCGGCCGACCCGCCGCAGCACTCCCGCCGCCCCGCGCCGCCCGCCCTGCCCGTCACCAACGGCCTGACCCTGCTGCACAGCCTCGACCTGTCCGTGCGCATCAACAAAAAGGATTACGAGAAGGATCTGGAAAAATACCAGGGCCGCCTCAACCTGCTGCTGCGCAAGAAGGCCTTCGCCAAGCGCGCGCTGATCCTGGTTTTCGAGGGCTTCGACGCCGCCGGTAAGGGCGGCGCCATCCGGCGCGTCACCGCCGCCCTCGACGCCCGCCAGTACCGCATCGTGCCCATCGCCGCACCCAGCGACGAGGAACGCGCTCAGCCCTACCTGTGGCGGTTCTGGCGCCATCTGCCGCGCCTGGGCCGCGTGGTGATCTTCGATCGCTCCTGGTATGGGCGGGTGCTGGTCGAGCGGGTCGAGGGCTATTGCACCGAGGCCGACTGGCTGCGCGCCTACGGCGAGATCAACGACTTCGAGGAGCAGTTGGTGCGCGGCGGCGCCCTGGTGCATAAGTTTTTCCTGGCCATCGACAAGGACGAGCAGCTGCGCCGCTTCGAGGCCCGGCAAAAAACCGGCTTCAAGCGCTTCAAGATCACCGACGAGGATTGGCGCAACCGGGAAAAATGGGAGGATTACGAACAGGCGGTGTGCGACCTGGTGGACCGCACCTCCAGCGACATCGCGCCCTGGACCCTGGTCGAGGCCAACGACAAGCGCCACGCGCGCATCAAGGTGCTCAAGACGTTGTGCAAGAGGCTGGAGGAGGAATTGTAG
- a CDS encoding outer membrane protein: MRTRVLTTLLLLCLCPLPLFAAGEGFYLGVWGGGTLLDEAKVRDARGTAHVDFDAGTAFGAALGYDIGTRYPAIGQGRLELEVAHRQNDLKDAKFSDGRLAADGDISVLSFMANSFAEFYGARPWVPYVGLGLGYARVSLNSARLAGAPWGDDSDGVFAYQAGLGVGYELNQLLTLDLGYRYFGTLDATFRLDDQTSVDWEYDNHALLLGLRLTFR, encoded by the coding sequence ATGCGCACCAGAGTTCTCACCACGCTGCTTCTGCTTTGTCTCTGCCCTCTGCCCCTGTTCGCCGCCGGGGAAGGTTTTTATCTCGGAGTCTGGGGCGGGGGCACCCTGCTCGACGAAGCCAAGGTGCGCGATGCCCGGGGAACGGCCCACGTCGATTTCGATGCCGGCACCGCCTTCGGCGCGGCCCTGGGTTACGACATCGGCACCCGTTATCCCGCCATCGGTCAGGGACGACTGGAACTGGAAGTCGCCCATCGCCAAAATGATCTCAAGGATGCCAAGTTCAGCGACGGCCGCCTTGCCGCCGACGGCGACATCAGCGTGCTGAGCTTCATGGCCAACAGCTTCGCCGAGTTCTACGGTGCGCGCCCCTGGGTGCCCTACGTCGGTCTGGGCCTGGGCTACGCGCGGGTGTCCCTCAACAGCGCGCGGCTGGCCGGCGCGCCCTGGGGAGACGACAGCGACGGCGTGTTCGCCTATCAGGCCGGCCTCGGGGTCGGCTACGAGCTCAACCAACTGCTCACCCTCGATCTGGGCTACCGTTACTTCGGCACCCTGGACGCCACCTTTCGCCTCGACGATCAGACCAGCGTCGACTGGGAATACGACAACCACGCCCTGCTGCTCGGCCTGCGCCTGACGTTTCGCTGA
- a CDS encoding Ig-like domain-containing protein, with the protein MRLFIGVALLLAVATLSGCGASDDPSRPNTFTPLTALEISAPLARIAQGTSTPLSALGNFSGLFTRDISTEVFWESLDPQVATVSNSAPTQGRVTGVAPGTATIRAALDDVEATFQIEVSDALVAAIALTPTAPSIAQGRELQLNAMGTFSDASSQDLTFDAAWSSAAPSIATVGDGAADKGLLRGLSPGTSTITASFGGLSAAVTATVTAAALQGLQISPRNATLANLTLFPFRAEGTFSNGTTQDVTADVVWSTGNTTLARVDNGVGRKGEVRALLPGVTRISADLNGINASTSLTIIGATPSALSLSPVNATLALDTSLPFSARATLANGTQRDVTELVTWASSSTAVADISNLSGQNGLLTAKAQGITQVRATLENLPEVSTSLVVGNLLLQGIGITPAAPPDLPVGTSLALTANGTFFDAFSQNLTRDVAWSSANQAIATVETSGPRTGRVKALAVGNTSIRAVFRGVEVSIPISVINPALANLAISPAAARRGVGTSLDFSATGVFVGGISRVITEDVDWSSSNEEIVSFRNSAGKRGRATLLSRGTTTIRAQFGDTEITTTLIVD; encoded by the coding sequence ATGAGGCTTTTCATCGGCGTAGCGTTGCTGCTCGCGGTCGCGACGCTCTCCGGCTGCGGCGCCAGTGACGATCCGTCCCGGCCCAACACCTTCACGCCCCTCACCGCCCTGGAGATTTCCGCGCCCCTTGCGCGCATCGCCCAGGGCACCTCGACCCCCCTGTCCGCCCTCGGCAATTTCTCCGGCCTGTTCACCCGCGACATCAGCACCGAGGTCTTCTGGGAATCCCTGGATCCTCAGGTCGCGACGGTCAGCAACAGCGCCCCGACCCAAGGCCGGGTCACCGGCGTCGCCCCGGGAACGGCGACCATCCGCGCGGCCCTCGACGACGTTGAGGCGACCTTTCAGATCGAGGTGAGCGATGCCCTCGTAGCAGCAATCGCCCTCACTCCCACGGCACCGAGCATCGCTCAGGGACGGGAGCTGCAACTCAACGCCATGGGAACATTCTCCGACGCGAGCAGCCAGGATCTGACCTTCGACGCCGCCTGGAGTTCGGCGGCGCCAAGCATCGCCACGGTCGGCGACGGCGCGGCCGACAAGGGCCTGCTGCGCGGCCTGAGCCCCGGCACAAGCACGATCACCGCGAGCTTCGGCGGGCTGAGCGCCGCCGTCACCGCCACCGTCACCGCCGCCGCGCTGCAAGGCCTGCAAATCAGTCCGCGCAATGCGACGCTCGCCAATCTGACCCTGTTCCCCTTTCGCGCCGAGGGTACGTTCTCCAACGGCACCACCCAAGATGTCACTGCGGACGTCGTCTGGAGCACCGGCAACACCACCTTGGCGCGGGTCGACAACGGCGTCGGCAGGAAGGGCGAGGTCCGCGCGCTGCTGCCCGGGGTGACCCGCATCTCAGCCGACCTGAACGGCATTAACGCCTCCACCAGCCTCACGATCATCGGCGCAACCCCCAGCGCCTTGAGCCTTTCACCCGTCAATGCGACCCTGGCTCTCGACACCAGCCTGCCCTTCAGCGCGCGCGCCACCCTGGCCAACGGCACGCAGCGCGATGTGACCGAACTGGTCACCTGGGCTTCGTCCTCCACGGCTGTTGCCGACATCAGTAATCTCTCCGGACAAAACGGCCTGCTCACCGCCAAGGCCCAGGGCATCACTCAGGTCCGCGCCACCCTCGAGAACCTGCCCGAGGTCAGCACCAGCCTCGTCGTCGGCAACCTCTTACTGCAAGGGATCGGCATCACACCTGCCGCTCCCCCCGACCTGCCGGTCGGCACCTCCCTGGCCCTGACGGCAAACGGCACATTCTTCGATGCTTTCAGTCAAAACCTGACCCGCGATGTCGCCTGGAGCAGCGCCAACCAGGCCATCGCCACCGTTGAGACCAGCGGCCCGCGCACAGGCCGCGTCAAGGCCCTGGCCGTCGGAAACACCAGCATCCGCGCCGTGTTCCGCGGGGTGGAGGTCAGCATCCCAATCAGCGTCATCAATCCCGCCCTGGCGAATCTCGCCATCAGTCCCGCCGCGGCCAGGCGCGGCGTCGGCACCAGCCTGGACTTCAGCGCCACGGGCGTCTTTGTCGGCGGCATTTCCCGGGTCATCACCGAGGATGTCGACTGGTCGAGCAGCAACGAGGAGATCGTCTCCTTCCGCAACAGTGCTGGAAAACGCGGCCGCGCCACCCTGCTGAGCCGCGGCACGACGACCATCCGCGCCCAATTCGGAGACACCGAAATCACCACGACGCTCATCGTTGATTAG
- a CDS encoding methyl-accepting chemotaxis protein: protein MTNLSLRAKVLTIGIVLPALLVATLFVLHYQKTRAATLEGFVAKARAICLTAESAREEMEQKWRMGLFSREMLRLWAEAGEHDKVLAAVPVVSAWRAAMLKAEEGDYRFRTPKFQPRNPQNQPDALEARALQAFAQGAKEYHEIDAQQNAVRFFRPVVLSETCMNCHGDPALSRQYWGNDRGLDPTGAPMEGWKTGEIHGAFEVIQSLDEADAAMASAMLLGGGAVLLGLGAYALLFTLFMTRALVRPLRQTVDMLAGLEKGDLDRRLNLRRGDEIGVLARALDAFADNLKHEVLTAFQKLAAGDFTFIARGLIRAPLAQANASLNQLMAEIREVGEKIKLRSAEVADSSQTLSQGATEQAASLEQISASLHQVTAQTKSNADSAGLARGLTEEMQQSAAHGSRQMQEMVAAMGDINASGQNISKIIRVIDEIAFQTNLLALNAAVEAARAGQHGKGFAVVAEEVRNLAARSAKAARETAELIEGSLDKARNGARIAERTAQSLSEIVSGIGKIADLTAEIATASNEQAEGIGQINIGISQIDQVTQQNTATAEESAAASEELSGQAAHLHRMLARFCLSGESRNGAAPPALAAPPVPPADEHWGGAAPRVRSAKAEQSFIALDDEEFGRY from the coding sequence ATGACCAACCTCTCCCTGCGCGCCAAGGTTCTCACCATCGGCATTGTCCTGCCCGCCCTGCTCGTCGCGACCCTGTTCGTCCTGCATTACCAGAAGACGCGAGCGGCCACCCTGGAAGGCTTCGTCGCCAAGGCACGCGCCATCTGCCTGACGGCGGAGTCGGCCCGGGAAGAAATGGAACAAAAATGGCGCATGGGCCTGTTCAGCCGCGAGATGCTGCGCTTGTGGGCCGAGGCCGGCGAGCATGACAAGGTACTGGCGGCGGTGCCGGTGGTCTCGGCCTGGCGCGCCGCCATGCTCAAGGCCGAGGAGGGCGACTATCGCTTCCGCACGCCCAAGTTCCAGCCGCGCAATCCCCAGAACCAGCCCGACGCCCTCGAAGCGCGCGCCCTGCAGGCTTTTGCCCAGGGGGCCAAGGAGTATCATGAAATCGATGCGCAGCAGAACGCGGTGCGCTTCTTTCGCCCGGTGGTGCTCTCGGAAACCTGCATGAACTGCCACGGCGATCCGGCGCTTTCCCGGCAGTACTGGGGTAACGACCGGGGTCTGGACCCCACCGGCGCGCCCATGGAGGGCTGGAAGACGGGCGAGATCCACGGCGCCTTCGAGGTCATCCAATCCCTCGACGAAGCCGATGCCGCCATGGCCTCGGCCATGCTGCTGGGCGGCGGCGCGGTCCTGCTGGGACTGGGGGCCTACGCCCTGCTCTTCACCCTGTTCATGACCCGCGCCCTGGTGCGCCCCCTGCGCCAGACCGTGGACATGCTGGCCGGGCTGGAAAAGGGCGACCTGGATCGGCGGCTCAACCTGCGGCGCGGCGATGAAATCGGCGTTTTGGCCCGCGCCCTGGATGCTTTTGCCGACAATCTCAAGCATGAGGTGCTCACCGCCTTTCAGAAGTTGGCGGCGGGGGATTTCACCTTCATCGCCCGCGGCCTCATCCGCGCCCCCCTGGCCCAGGCCAACGCCAGCCTCAACCAGCTCATGGCGGAGATCCGTGAGGTGGGCGAGAAAATCAAGCTGCGCTCGGCGGAAGTGGCCGATTCGAGCCAGACCCTCTCCCAGGGGGCGACGGAACAGGCCGCCTCCTTGGAGCAGATCAGCGCCTCCCTGCACCAGGTCACCGCCCAGACCAAGAGCAACGCCGACAGCGCAGGCCTGGCGCGCGGCCTCACCGAGGAAATGCAGCAGAGCGCCGCGCACGGCAGCCGTCAGATGCAGGAAATGGTGGCGGCCATGGGGGACATCAACGCCTCGGGACAGAACATCTCGAAGATCATCCGCGTCATCGACGAGATCGCCTTTCAGACCAATCTGCTCGCCTTGAACGCCGCCGTCGAGGCGGCGCGCGCTGGACAGCACGGCAAGGGCTTCGCGGTGGTGGCCGAGGAGGTGCGTAACCTCGCGGCACGCTCGGCCAAGGCGGCGCGGGAAACCGCCGAACTTATCGAGGGTTCTCTGGACAAGGCGAGAAACGGCGCGCGCATCGCCGAGCGCACCGCCCAGTCCCTGAGCGAGATCGTCAGCGGCATCGGCAAGATCGCCGATCTGACCGCCGAAATCGCCACGGCCAGCAACGAGCAGGCCGAAGGCATCGGCCAGATCAACATCGGCATCAGCCAGATCGACCAGGTCACCCAGCAGAACACGGCCACCGCCGAGGAAAGCGCCGCCGCCTCCGAGGAACTCTCCGGCCAGGCCGCCCATCTGCACCGCATGCTGGCGCGCTTTTGCCTGAGCGGCGAAAGCCGAAACGGCGCAGCGCCACCCGCCCTCGCCGCGCCCCCGGTCCCTCCAGCGGATGAACATTGGGGCGGCGCCGCGCCAAGGGTCCGATCGGCCAAGGCCGAGCAGTCCTTTATCGCCCTGGACGACGAGGAATTCGGCCGCTATTGA
- a CDS encoding chloride channel protein: MLVMAVVIGLLSGLCNYAFRRTIEFFEWAVMEQGLDLLGVSFDEWSWGRLLVFVFPVIGGLLMIPFGIFFAKDLRYGFSRFLEHVNLRGAKIPLRTIFTRGAASAITIGTGGSAGQEGPIAQIGGAVGSQFGQAFRVSGDRLKVLVACGVSGGVAATFNAPIAGVFFAAEIVLLASFEISSFTAIVVASGMSTVVSRALLGNIPAFAVPPYTLNSHWELVFYVVLGTIIGVLAASFIDLHMRVKDAFAGLRLHRLVKPVLGGLLVGLIGILFPQVFGNGYLFMERVLHGEGLWYLLAALVLVKALATSITLGSGLPGGLFAPSLYIGAVTGGAFGKLLQVFFPALNISPGAFALVGMGAFLSAATHAPMTAIFLLFEMTASYEVIIPIMLSCVIGTAIARHFQKDSLDTVELSRAGIDLEAGKERNIMKSLRVGEVMMRDPEVLPENMTLGQFAEFIAHTRHTNFPLVDQQGQLTGIISVQDFLGVVFEKDLMDLVVVKELATLDVITVTENDDLDRAMRKIGHRNIEQLPVVDREGSRRLVGIISRRDMVSAYNRALMTRSLGEEGEMWSKEK, encoded by the coding sequence ATGCTGGTCATGGCGGTGGTCATCGGCCTGCTGTCGGGTTTGTGCAACTACGCCTTTCGCCGCACCATCGAGTTCTTCGAGTGGGCGGTCATGGAGCAGGGCCTGGATCTGCTCGGCGTGTCCTTCGACGAGTGGTCCTGGGGTCGGCTGCTGGTGTTCGTCTTTCCCGTCATCGGCGGGCTGCTGATGATTCCCTTCGGCATTTTTTTCGCCAAGGATCTGCGTTACGGCTTTTCGCGCTTTTTGGAGCACGTCAATCTGCGCGGCGCGAAGATTCCCCTGCGCACCATCTTCACCCGCGGCGCGGCTTCGGCCATCACCATCGGCACCGGCGGCTCGGCCGGGCAGGAGGGCCCCATCGCCCAGATCGGCGGCGCGGTGGGCAGCCAGTTCGGCCAGGCGTTTCGCGTCAGCGGCGACCGCCTCAAGGTGCTGGTGGCCTGCGGCGTCTCGGGCGGGGTGGCGGCGACCTTCAACGCGCCCATCGCCGGGGTGTTCTTCGCCGCCGAGATCGTGCTGCTCGCCTCTTTTGAAATATCGAGCTTCACCGCCATCGTCGTGGCGAGCGGCATGAGCACCGTGGTGTCGCGCGCCCTGCTCGGCAACATTCCGGCCTTCGCCGTGCCGCCCTATACGCTGAACAGCCATTGGGAGCTGGTGTTCTACGTGGTGCTGGGCACCATCATCGGCGTGTTGGCGGCCTCTTTCATCGATCTGCACATGCGCGTCAAGGACGCCTTCGCCGGCCTGCGCCTGCACCGCCTGGTCAAGCCGGTGCTCGGCGGCCTGCTGGTGGGCCTGATCGGCATCCTTTTCCCCCAGGTGTTCGGCAACGGCTATCTGTTCATGGAGCGGGTGCTGCACGGCGAGGGCCTCTGGTATCTGCTCGCCGCCCTGGTGCTGGTCAAGGCCCTGGCCACCTCCATCACCCTGGGTTCGGGGCTGCCCGGCGGGCTCTTCGCCCCCTCCCTCTACATCGGCGCGGTGACGGGCGGGGCCTTCGGCAAGCTGCTGCAGGTGTTTTTTCCGGCCCTCAACATCTCCCCCGGGGCCTTTGCCCTGGTGGGCATGGGCGCGTTTCTCTCGGCGGCGACCCACGCGCCCATGACCGCCATCTTCCTGCTCTTCGAGATGACCGCGTCCTATGAGGTCATCATCCCCATCATGCTCTCCTGTGTGATCGGCACCGCCATCGCCCGGCATTTCCAGAAGGACAGCCTCGATACGGTGGAGCTGTCGCGCGCGGGCATCGACCTGGAGGCGGGCAAGGAGCGCAACATCATGAAATCCCTGCGGGTCGGCGAGGTCATGATGCGCGACCCCGAGGTGCTGCCGGAAAACATGACCTTGGGCCAGTTCGCCGAGTTCATCGCCCATACCCGGCACACCAACTTTCCCCTGGTCGATCAGCAGGGACAGCTCACCGGCATCATTTCCGTGCAGGATTTTCTCGGCGTGGTGTTCGAGAAGGATCTCATGGACCTGGTGGTGGTCAAGGAGCTGGCGACTCTTGATGTGATCACCGTCACCGAAAATGACGACCTCGACCGCGCCATGCGCAAGATCGGCCACCGCAACATCGAACAGCTGCCGGTGGTCGATCGCGAGGGCAGTCGGCGCTTGGTGGGGATCATCTCGCGCCGCGACATGGTCTCGGCCTACAATCGCGCCCTCATGACGCGCAGCCTCGGCGAGGAGGGTGAAATGTGGAGCAAGGAAAAATGA